One window of the Syngnathoides biaculeatus isolate LvHL_M chromosome 11, ASM1980259v1, whole genome shotgun sequence genome contains the following:
- the LOC133508684 gene encoding terminal nucleotidyltransferase 5C — MSEFKSSQRFHSLKPEQVAVLHQVLSDIVPIHGRGNFPTLKLRPRDIIIAVRASLQKQGIMVRDVRLNGSTASHVLVQDNRMSYKDLDIIFGVELPSQEEFQVIKESVLGCLLNCLPAEVNRERISSATMKEAYVQKMVKVFNDQDRWSLISLSNNSGKNLELKFVSMLRRQFEFSVDSFQIILDRLLESYFSGLQAAGCVPAVEVLAESMYGDFEAAMAHLRYRLIATRNPEEIRGGGLLKYSNLLVRDYRPASETQIKTLERYMCSRFFIDFPDVQEQQRKILSYLKNHFIGEERSKYQYLMTLRRVVDDSTVCLMGHERRQTLNMITVLALKVLGEQNIIPNTDHVTCFYQPAPYLAEHNTPYLTEPSYCSYYIPQGGSTLLYQPYPLHLHTQTGLV, encoded by the exons ATGTCTGAATTCAAATCCAGTCAGCGGTTCCACAGCCTGAAGCCTGAGCAAGTGGCAGTTCTCCATCAGGTTCTATCTGACATTGTTCCCATCCACGGCCGTGGGAACTTTCCGACCCTGAAACTTCGTCCTCGAGACATCATCATTGCCGTACGGGCTAGTCTCCAGAAGCAGGGGATCATGGTGAGAGACGTACGCCTAAATGGCTCCACAGCCAGCCATGTTCTGGTTCAAGATAACAGAATGAGCTACAAAGACCTGGATATCATATTTGGGGTCGAGCTGCCCAGTCAGGAAGAGTTCCAG GTGATTAAAGAGTCAGTACTTGGCTGCTTGCTGAACTGCCTGCCAGCAGAGGTCAACAGAgagaggataagcagcgcaACGATGAAAGAGGCCTACGTCCAAAAGATGGTCAAAGTCTTTAATGACCAGGACCGCTGGAGCCTCATCTCATTGTCCAACAACAGTGGCAAAAACCTGGAGCTCAAATTTGTAAGCATGCTGAGGAGGCAGTTTGAGTTCAGCGTTGATTCCTTCCAAATCATTTTGGATCGTCTTCTTGAATCCTACTT CTCAGGTCTGCAAGCAGCAGGCTGTGTCCCTGCAGTCGAGGTCCTGGCTGAGAGCATGTATGGTGACTTTGAGGCCGCCATGGCCCACCTGCGCTATCGTTTAATAGCTACGAGGAACCCTGAGGAGATTCGAGGTGGTGGCTTGTTGAAATACAGTAACCTACTGGTCAGGGATTATCGACCAGCCAGTGAGACTCAAATAAAGACACTGGAGCGATACATGTGCTCACGCTTTTTCATTGATTTCCCTGATGTGCAAGAGCAGCAGAGGAAGATCCTATCCTACTTGAAGAATCACTTCATCGGTGAGGAGAGAAGCAAGTACCAGTACCTAATGACACTACGTCGTGTGGTTGACGACAGCACCGTGTGTCTGATGGGCCATGAGAGGCGTCAGACTCTCAACATGATCACAGTGCTGGCATTGAAGGTTCTAGGAGAACAGAACATTATCCCCAACACAGACCATGTCACATGCTTCTATCAGCCTGCTCCGTACCTTGCAGAGCACAACACCCCCTATCTAACAGAGCCCAGTTACTGCAGCTACTACATACCCCAAGGGGGATCGACTCTACTTTACCAACCGTACCCTTTGCACTTGCACACACAGACGGGACTAGTTTAA